The DNA segment CCGAGGAAGGCGCCGAACGACACCGGGTTGGAGAGCACGATGAGCGCCGCGCCGATGAACGACGGCCAGAACATCGACTGGGTCGCCGCGTTCGCGTGAGCCGTGAAGACACCGGCGTACGACGGGTCGAAGTCACCGGCGAAGGCGATGGCGCCGAGCAGGAACAGCACGGTCGCCGAGGCGACGGCGATCTTGTTGACGAAGAGCATGAACCGGAAGCCGTACACGCACACCGCGAGCACCAGCCCCGCGAACAGCGCGTACGCCACGACGTACGCGGGCGTGCTGCGCTCCAGGCCGAACAGCCGGTGCGCGCCGCCCACCAGGGCGTCGCCGGAGCTCCACACCGAGATGGAGAAGAACGCGATCGCCGTCAGCAGCGACAGGAACGAACCGACCACACGGCCGTGCACGCCCAGGTGCGCGGAGGAGGCGACGGCGTTGTTGGTGCCGTTGACCGGGCCGAACACCGCCATCGGACACAGGATCAGCGCGCCCGCGACGACACCGAGCAAGGTGGCCGCGAGGCCCTGCCAGAAGGAGAGCCCGAAGAGGATCGGGAAGGCGCCGAGGACGCAGGTGGAGAAGGTGTTGGCGCCGCCGAAGGCGACCCGGAAGAGGTCGAGCGGGGTCGCGGTCCGCTCCGTGTCGGGGATGCGCTCGACGCCGTAGGGCTCGACCTCGGTGAGGGACGGGGGCGGTGCGGTGGGGGAGTCGGACGGTTCGGCGGTCGGGGAGTCGGGGAACTGTGAGGTCAACGGGGCTCCAGCGAGGTTCGCGGCAGTGGAGCGCTTGATGGCGCGGGGTGGTGAACGGCCCGTCGCCGCCACGGGGATACGGGGCGGCGGCGATCACGTCCTGGAAAGGTCTGCCGAAGGTACGGCGCGGGCGAGACCGTCGGCCAGAGGACGTTTCATCCATCTTCTCGGTCACCGGTGGAGGAATCGGCTACTTCCCGTCGTCAGGGCCTGTCTTCAGTACCTGCTGCGCGGATGCGTCGTCCGGAACCGCTGCCCGGACCCGTCTCCCGGACCCGCCGTCCGGTCTCGCGCGCCGTCACCGTGCGGGCCTCGCGGGTGCGTTCGTGGAGCTTCTGGGATCCGGGCGCGCATGAACGCGAGAAGTCGTGAAGGAGGCGTGAAGGGGTTCGGGGCCGCCGGGGCCTGAATGTTTCAGGCCTATTAACGAAGAGGTGTTTTTCGGCCATCCGGCGGTGTTCGACGATCAAGAGCCGCCCATTTGCGCGGTCATGGTGTTCGAGTTCCGTGACTTCGCGCCACTGATTCAACACGCAAGGTTACTCAAACCTGTGGGGTCGATGTGTGTTTCGCCGCCGGACTCGGCAGAGTGGCGCTCGCCGCTCCGGAGCCCACCGGGCCGGAGCCGGCGCCCCGTCTGATCGAGCGGAAGGATGCACACCATGCGGAACACCGCGCGCTGGGCGGCGACTCTCACCTTCGCCGCCACCGCCGTCTGCGGACCCCTGACCGGGGTCGCCGGCGCCGCACCGGACACCGCCGCACCGTCGCTCTACGCCCCATCGGCGCTGGTGCTCACCACCGGACACGGCGACACCGCCGCCACCGTCACACCGGAGCGCGCCGTCACCCTCAACTGCGCCCCGACCCCCTCCGGCACCCATCCCGCCGCCGGCCTGGCCTGCGCCGAACTGCGCGGCGTCGGCGGGGACTTCGCGGCACTGAAGACCCGCGACGACGTGTGGTGCACCAAGCGGTACGAACCCGTCGTCGTCACGGTCCAGGGGGTATGGCAGGGCCAACGTGTCTCGTACGAACGCACCTTCGGCAACACGTGCGCGAAGGACGCGCTGAACAGCAGCGTCTTCGCGTTCTGAGGACCGGGATCGCGTGGTCCCCGTGACGCCGGATCAGGCTCGCAACTGGGGAGTGCGGCCCCTGGACCGGGGAAATTCGCGATCTCGTGCCGGGGCAGGCGGGCGGTGTGGGGCCTCCCGCCGGCTCCCGGTGGCACCACCGCTTCCCGGGTCGGTCCGTGGGGGGCCGCCCGGGAAGCGGCCAAAAACAACCGGTTTCAACCAGCGTGCAGACGAAAGCGAGGAGCGGCCGCCGTCCCCGGAGGGACGGCGGCCGCCGCGGTCGCGCGTGTGCGCGCGGCTTCCCCGATCAGCGCGGCACGCGGCTGCTCGCCCACTCCTCGCGGAGCATCCCGAAGAGCACACGGTCGTACCGCGCCCCGTCGACCAGGACGGCCGACCGGCGCCGGCCCTCCTCCACGAAGCCCATCCTGGTGAAGGCGCGCACCGCGCGTTCGTTGCCGCTCCACGTGTCCAGCTCCAGGCGGCCGAGGCCGTACGCGCCGAACAGATGGTCCACGAGGGTCCGCAGCGCGTCGGTGCCGTGCCCGCGCCCCCAGAACTCCCGCTCGCCGATGGTGACTCCCAGCGTGGCCACCCCGTCGTGCGCGTCCAGGTCGCGGTAGTCGGCCATGCCTATCACCCGCCCGTCCGTCAGGGTCTCGACCGTGAACACGGCGGACTCCCGCGGGCTCAGCCGCAGCATGGTCTCGAAGCCGCGCCCGAGCGCCTCTGCGCTGACCGGCCCGAAGCACGGGTCGCCCGCCGCGGCCCAGCGCACCACCTCCGGGTCGTTGCGCCACCGGAGATGGTGCTCCGCGTCCTCGGCCCTCAGGGCACGCAGCCTTACCAGTTCGCCATTGATCATTGCGGAATCCTAGGTCCTGCCCGGTGCCCGGCCGCCGCCGTCAGGTCATCTGGCGGCGCACCAGCTCGTGCAGCCGGCCCTGGGTGTCCGCGAGCAGTTCCGCGGGCGTGCCCTGCTGGATGACCTTGCCGTCCTCCATCACGACGACGCGGTCCGCGTCCATCACCGTCGACAGGCGGTGGGCGATGACGACACGGGTGGCGTTCAGCTTGCGGGTGCTGTCGATGACCGTGCGCTGGGTGTCGTTGTCGAGCGCGCTGGTGGCCTCGTCGAAGAAGAGGATGCGCGGACGGCGGATCAGCGCCTGCGCGATCATCAGGCGCTGGCGCTGGCCACCGGAGATCGCGCCGTTGCCCGCGACGATCGTGTGCAGACCCATGGGCATGCGCTGGATGTCCTCCGCGAGACCCGCCATCGCCGCGGCCGCCATCGCCTCCTCCGGCGTGTACGGCTCGGTGCCGCAGATGACGTCCAGGATGGAGCCGGTGAAGGGCTGGGCGTGCTGGAGCACGACACCGCACTGGCGGCGCACCGCCGACTGGTCCAGCGCCCCGAGGTCCTGGCCGTCGTACAGGACACTGCCGGAGACCGGCTTGTCGAAACCGATGAGCAGGCGCAGCAGGGTGGACTTGCCGCAGCCGCTGGGGCCGACGACCGCCACGAACTCGCCGGGGCGGATCGCGAAGGACACGTCGTCCAGCACGAGGGGCCCGTCGTCGGCGTACCGGAAGGACAGGCGGCGGGCCTCCAGCGCGCCCGTCAGCGGACCCGGACGCGTGCTGGCCGTGCGCACCTCGGGGGTGGCCTCCAGAACCGGCTTGATCTCCTCGAACAGCGGCAGCGCGGCCACCGCCGAGACGAAGGAGCTGGTCAGCTGGGTGACCGACGTCAGGACCATCGTCACCGCGGTGTTGAAGGTGAGGAAGGCCGCCGCCGACATCGCGCCCCTGGCCGGACCCGCCAGCAGGACGAACATCAGCAGCGTGCAGACCGGCAGGTACACCGCGCCCAGCACCGAGGTGACGTTCTTGATCCGGCCGACCTTCTGCTGGAGCTCCCGGCTGCGCGCGAACTCCCGCGCCCAGGCGGCGTACGCGTAGTTCTCAGCCGCCGCGACCCGCAGTTTCGGCAGCCCCCGCAGCGTCTGGAACGCCTGGTTGTTCAGCTTGTTGCCGAGCGTCACCAGGCGCCGCTGCCAGCGCACCTGCCACAACCCCAGCCCGAGGAACACCGCGGCGATGACGACCAGCATCCCGATCGCCGCGAACGCCATCGGCGCGCTGTACCAGAACAGCAGTCCCACGTTCATCGCGCCGACGGTCGCCGACTGCGCGACCACCGGTCCGACTCCCGCCAGCAGCCGCCGGATCGAGCTGATGCCCATGGCGGCACTGGCCAGCTCACCGGTGGAGCGCTTGGTGAAGAACCGGGTCGGCAGCCGCAGCAGCCGGTCCCAGACGGCCGGCTGGAGCGCCGCCTCGATACGGCCCTCCAGACGCAGGATCGTCAGGTTCTCCAGCAGCGTGAACGCGGCCGACACCACCCCGCTGATCATCACGGCCAGACAGACCTGGACGATCAGACCCGTCTGCGCCTTCGGCACGTACTCGCCGAGCACCTTGCCCGTGGCGATGGGCACCAGCGCGCCGATCGCCACCGTCACCAGTCCGGCGAGCATCAGGTTGACCAGGTCGCCGCGGGTGCCGCGCATGCTGAAGCGGAGCAGTTCGAGCGCACCGAGCCGGCGTTCCGGCAGCGGCCGGTAGAACATCACCGCGCGCGGCTCGAACTCCTCCGCGTTCGCCTTCTCGATCGGGGTCTCGCGTCCGGTCGCCGGCTGGACGGCCACATAGCCGCCGCGCCGCCACAGCAGCGCCACCGGCGCCCCCGACAGCGCCCGGTGCCCGACCAGCGGACCCACGTTCTCCCGCCACCAGCGGCCGTCCAGACGCACCGCGCGGGTGCGCACCCGGGAGGCCAGGGCCACCCGCTCGACGGGGTCGAGCCGCTCGCTCTCCGTGCCGCTCTGCGCGGGCTCGGCCAGCCTGATCCCGGCCGCCTCGGCGACCAGCTTGCAGGCCGCGTACCCGGCGTCGGCGTCGGCGGCCGTCGTGGGGCGGGACGAACGCTTGCCGATGGAGGCCAGCAGCGTCTGGTCGGCCTGGACGCGAACCGCCTCACCGGCCTTGATGCCGGCCGCCGCACGCGTCTCGTGGGTGCGCTCCAGCTGCTCGATCCACCGGTCCAGCGCGGTCAGCAGCCGGTACTGCTGGTCGACCATGCTCTGCCACAGCGCGGGGTCCATCAGCAGATCGGCGGCGGCGTCCGCCCCGTACACCGAGCCGTACTGCACGCTGCCCGGCGGCACCTGCATCCAGAACACGTCGTCGTCGGAGGGCGCCGTCGTCCGCTCCTCGGCCATCGGCGCCTGGAAGAGGACGGACAGGCCGCGGCCGACGCCCAGCGCGATGGCGTACTCCAGCGGACTCGAAGTCGGCGGAACGTACTGCGGGTTGCCGTACTCGTCGTACGACCAGGTCTGGGTGTCGGCGGTCTGGTACAGCTCGCGCAGGTTGACGCGGTGGACCACGCAGTCCCGGACCGGGCGCGCCACCAGCGTGTGCTGGGGTCCCGCGACCGGGCCGAGCAGCAGCGCGCCCGCCTCCAGACGGCCCAGGTGGTGCCAGTGGCCCTGCTGGGCGGCGTCCACCGCGAACAGGTCCAGCGCGCCGGCCGCGACCAGCCACACCACCTGCGGACCCTCCAGGTCCAGGCGGTTGAGGCCGGCGCAGTCGACCCGCGTGCCCATCGAGCCCAGGGCGCCGAGGACGAGGTCCTCTTCGTGCACGGACGTCATCTCACCGTTCCTTGACCAGCGCGGCGTACGCTCCGCCGCGCGCCACCAGCTCTTCGTGCCGCCCGCGTTCGACGACCGTGCCGTGCTGGAGCACGACGATCTCGTCGCTGTCGCGGACGGTGCTCAGCCGGTGGGCGATCACCACGCAGGCGCAGCCGCGCCGGCGCAGGTTGTCCATCACGACCAGTTCCGTCTCCGCGTCCAGGGCGCTGGTGACCTCGTCCAGCACGAGGATGCTCGGCCGGCGCACCAGCGCCCGCGCGATCTCCAGACGCTGGCGCTGCCCGCCGGAGAAGTTCCGGCCGTCCTGCTCGACCATGCTGTGGATGCCCCCCGGCCGGCGGGTCACCACGTCGTACAGGGCCGCGTCCCGCAGCGCCTCCACCACCGCCTCGTCGGAGATCGACGGGTCCCACAGGGCCACGTTGTCGCGGACCGAACCCTCGAACAGGAACACGTCCTGGTCGACGAAGGACACCGAGGAGGCGAGGGCGCCACGCGGGATGTCGTCCAGACGGCGGCCGT comes from the Streptomyces sp. NBC_00820 genome and includes:
- a CDS encoding protease inhibitor, whose amino-acid sequence is MRNTARWAATLTFAATAVCGPLTGVAGAAPDTAAPSLYAPSALVLTTGHGDTAATVTPERAVTLNCAPTPSGTHPAAGLACAELRGVGGDFAALKTRDDVWCTKRYEPVVVTVQGVWQGQRVSYERTFGNTCAKDALNSSVFAF
- a CDS encoding GNAT family N-acetyltransferase, which produces MINGELVRLRALRAEDAEHHLRWRNDPEVVRWAAAGDPCFGPVSAEALGRGFETMLRLSPRESAVFTVETLTDGRVIGMADYRDLDAHDGVATLGVTIGEREFWGRGHGTDALRTLVDHLFGAYGLGRLELDTWSGNERAVRAFTRMGFVEEGRRRSAVLVDGARYDRVLFGMLREEWASSRVPR
- a CDS encoding NHLP bacteriocin export ABC transporter permease/ATPase subunit, translated to MTSVHEEDLVLGALGSMGTRVDCAGLNRLDLEGPQVVWLVAAGALDLFAVDAAQQGHWHHLGRLEAGALLLGPVAGPQHTLVARPVRDCVVHRVNLRELYQTADTQTWSYDEYGNPQYVPPTSSPLEYAIALGVGRGLSVLFQAPMAEERTTAPSDDDVFWMQVPPGSVQYGSVYGADAAADLLMDPALWQSMVDQQYRLLTALDRWIEQLERTHETRAAAGIKAGEAVRVQADQTLLASIGKRSSRPTTAADADAGYAACKLVAEAAGIRLAEPAQSGTESERLDPVERVALASRVRTRAVRLDGRWWRENVGPLVGHRALSGAPVALLWRRGGYVAVQPATGRETPIEKANAEEFEPRAVMFYRPLPERRLGALELLRFSMRGTRGDLVNLMLAGLVTVAIGALVPIATGKVLGEYVPKAQTGLIVQVCLAVMISGVVSAAFTLLENLTILRLEGRIEAALQPAVWDRLLRLPTRFFTKRSTGELASAAMGISSIRRLLAGVGPVVAQSATVGAMNVGLLFWYSAPMAFAAIGMLVVIAAVFLGLGLWQVRWQRRLVTLGNKLNNQAFQTLRGLPKLRVAAAENYAYAAWAREFARSRELQQKVGRIKNVTSVLGAVYLPVCTLLMFVLLAGPARGAMSAAAFLTFNTAVTMVLTSVTQLTSSFVSAVAALPLFEEIKPVLEATPEVRTASTRPGPLTGALEARRLSFRYADDGPLVLDDVSFAIRPGEFVAVVGPSGCGKSTLLRLLIGFDKPVSGSVLYDGQDLGALDQSAVRRQCGVVLQHAQPFTGSILDVICGTEPYTPEEAMAAAAMAGLAEDIQRMPMGLHTIVAGNGAISGGQRQRLMIAQALIRRPRILFFDEATSALDNDTQRTVIDSTRKLNATRVVIAHRLSTVMDADRVVVMEDGKVIQQGTPAELLADTQGRLHELVRRQMT